Proteins from a genomic interval of Heptranchias perlo isolate sHepPer1 chromosome 19, sHepPer1.hap1, whole genome shotgun sequence:
- the LOC137335088 gene encoding embryonic polyadenylate-binding protein-like isoform X1, with product MNASGPGYPISSLYVGDLHHDVTEAMLYEKFSPAGAIMSIRVCRDMVTRRSLGYAYINFQQPADAERALDTMNFEVIKGRPVRIMWSQRDPSLRKSGVGNIFIKNLDESIDNKALYDTFSAFGNILSCKVVSDESGSKGYGFVHFETQEAANRAIDTMNGMLLNDRKVFVGHFKSHKEREAEFGSKALEYTNIYIKNFGEDMSSTRLREIFNAFGKTLSVRVMTDERGRSRGFGFVNFEKHEEARKAVSEMNGKEINSRAVYVGRAQKKMERQNELKRRFEMMKQERISRYQGVNLYVKNLDDGIDDERLRKEFAPYGTITSAKVMTEGGHSKGFGFVCFSSPEEATKAVTEMNGRIVSTKPLYVALAQRKEERKAHLTNQYMQRLANMRAIPSTLLGSYQHLAHSGYFMPAVPQVQNRSTYYTTTPVTPIRPTQRWTGQPIRPPTPYHHIPPPVRGAAPRRITTAISTVRQASTQVPQVPSNTQRVATIGTQTAGPRTALSGPMVRVLPQYKYTSGVCNTQHSSSALQVSEATLHVHRQMPLTASMLAAALPQEQKQMLGERLYPLIHGMQPALAGKITGMLLEIDNLELLHILESQESLHSKERRGDYQKTTASRRKDHPKKRGKIKINWSHD from the exons ATGAATGCGAGTGGCCCGGGCTACCCGATTTCCTCACTGTACGTCGGGGACCTGCACCATGATGTCACTGAAGCAATGCTGTATGAAAAGTTCTCCCCTGCTGGAGCGATCATGTCCATCCGAGTGTGCAGGGATATGGTCACACGCCGATCGCTCGGGTATGCCTACATCAACTTCCAGCAACCCGCTGATG cGGAACGTGCTCTCGACACTATGAATTTCGAGGTAATTAAAGGCAGGCCGGTCCGTATTATGTGGTCCCAGCGTGACCCTTCCCTGCGCAAGTCCGGAGTGGGAAACATCTTCATAAAAAACCTGGACGAATCCATTGATAACAAGGCTTTGTACGATACGTTCTCTGCTTTTGGAAACATTCTGTCCTGCAAG GTGGTCAGTGACGAGAGCGGTTCAAAAGGCTACGGTTTTGTGCATTTCGAAACGCAGGAAGCTGCAAACCGTGCAATTGATACGATGAATGGAATGCTGCTTAACGATCGTAAAGT ATTTGTGGGTCACTTCAAGTCCCATAAAGAGCGAGAGGCTGAATTTGGAAGCAAAGCTCTAGAATACACCAACATCTACATCAAGAATTTTGGAGAAGACATGAGCAGCACCAGACTGAGGGAGATCTTCAACGCATTTG GAAAGACGCTGAGTGTTCGGGTAATGACTGATGAGAGAGGTCGCTCCCGGGGCTTTGGGTTTGTCAACTTTGAAAAGCACGAAGAAGCTCGAAAG GCAGTGTCTGAGATGAATGGGAAAGAGATTAACAGCCGTGCTGTTTATGTAGGCCGTGCTCAGAAGAAGATGGAACGGCAGAATGAGCTGAAACGCAGGTTCGAGATGATGAAACAAGAGCGAATCAGTCGATACCAG GGCGTGAACCTGTATGTGAAGAATCTGGACGATGGGATTGACGATGAGCGTTTGAGGAAGGAGTTCGCTCCGTACGGGACAATCACCAGCGCGAAG GTGATGACCGAGGGAGGCCACAGCAAAGGCTTCGGGTTTGTCTGCTTCTCCTCGCCAGAAGAAGCTACAAAAGCTGTCACCGAGATGAACGGGCGGATCGTGAGCACGAAGCCGCTGTACGTGGCACTGGCTCAGCGCAAGGAGGAACGCAAAGCCCATCTGACTAACCAGTACATGCAGAGACTGGCGAACATGAGAGCCATACCCAGCACCTTGCTCGGCTCGTATCAGCACCTGGCGCACTCTGGCTACTTCATGCCAGCTGTACCACAG GTTCAAAATCGTTCCACGTACTATACCACCACTCCAGTGACCCCAATCCGTCCAACTCAACGCTGGACAGGACAGCCCATCAGACCTCCAA CCCCTTACCACCACATCCCACCCCCAGTGAGGGGGGCAGCACCCAGAAGAATAACCACAGCCATCAGCACGGTGAGGCAGGCATCCACACAGGTCCCTCAGGTCCCGTCCAACACACAGAGAGTGG CCACTATAGGAACTCAGACAGCCGGGCCGCGCACTGCCCTTTCTGGACCCATGGTGCGAGTACTCCCACAGTATAAGTACACATCTGGAGTCTGCAACACCCAACACTCTTCCAGCGCACTGCAG GTGTCTGAGGCCACTCTCCATGTCCACCGTCAGATGCCACTCACGGCCTCTATGCTGGCTGCAGCACTGCCACAGGAACAGAAACAGATGCTGG GTGAGCGTCTGTACCCACTGATCCATGGCATGCAGCCAGCACTGGCCGGAAAAATTACAGGAATGCTGCTGGAGATTGATAACTTGGAACTGCTCCACATCTTGGAATCGCAAGAATCCCTTCACTCCAAG
- the LOC137335088 gene encoding embryonic polyadenylate-binding protein-like isoform X2, with protein sequence MNASGPGYPISSLYVGDLHHDVTEAMLYEKFSPAGAIMSIRVCRDMVTRRSLGYAYINFQQPADAERALDTMNFEVIKGRPVRIMWSQRDPSLRKSGVGNIFIKNLDESIDNKALYDTFSAFGNILSCKVVSDESGSKGYGFVHFETQEAANRAIDTMNGMLLNDRKVFVGHFKSHKEREAEFGSKALEYTNIYIKNFGEDMSSTRLREIFNAFGKTLSVRVMTDERGRSRGFGFVNFEKHEEARKAVSEMNGKEINSRAVYVGRAQKKMERQNELKRRFEMMKQERISRYQGVNLYVKNLDDGIDDERLRKEFAPYGTITSAKVMTEGGHSKGFGFVCFSSPEEATKAVTEMNGRIVSTKPLYVALAQRKEERKAHLTNQYMQRLANMRAIPSTLLGSYQHLAHSGYFMPAVPQVQNRSTYYTTTPVTPIRPTQRWTGQPIRPPTPYHHIPPPVRGAAPRRITTAISTVRQASTQVPQVPSNTQRVATIGTQTAGPRTALSGPMVRVLPQYKYTSGVCNTQHSSSALQVSEATLHVHRQMPLTASMLAAALPQEQKQMLGERLYPLIHGMQPALAGKITGMLLEIDNLELLHILESQESLHSKVEEAVAVLQAHQAKDTVPKKGSTVA encoded by the exons ATGAATGCGAGTGGCCCGGGCTACCCGATTTCCTCACTGTACGTCGGGGACCTGCACCATGATGTCACTGAAGCAATGCTGTATGAAAAGTTCTCCCCTGCTGGAGCGATCATGTCCATCCGAGTGTGCAGGGATATGGTCACACGCCGATCGCTCGGGTATGCCTACATCAACTTCCAGCAACCCGCTGATG cGGAACGTGCTCTCGACACTATGAATTTCGAGGTAATTAAAGGCAGGCCGGTCCGTATTATGTGGTCCCAGCGTGACCCTTCCCTGCGCAAGTCCGGAGTGGGAAACATCTTCATAAAAAACCTGGACGAATCCATTGATAACAAGGCTTTGTACGATACGTTCTCTGCTTTTGGAAACATTCTGTCCTGCAAG GTGGTCAGTGACGAGAGCGGTTCAAAAGGCTACGGTTTTGTGCATTTCGAAACGCAGGAAGCTGCAAACCGTGCAATTGATACGATGAATGGAATGCTGCTTAACGATCGTAAAGT ATTTGTGGGTCACTTCAAGTCCCATAAAGAGCGAGAGGCTGAATTTGGAAGCAAAGCTCTAGAATACACCAACATCTACATCAAGAATTTTGGAGAAGACATGAGCAGCACCAGACTGAGGGAGATCTTCAACGCATTTG GAAAGACGCTGAGTGTTCGGGTAATGACTGATGAGAGAGGTCGCTCCCGGGGCTTTGGGTTTGTCAACTTTGAAAAGCACGAAGAAGCTCGAAAG GCAGTGTCTGAGATGAATGGGAAAGAGATTAACAGCCGTGCTGTTTATGTAGGCCGTGCTCAGAAGAAGATGGAACGGCAGAATGAGCTGAAACGCAGGTTCGAGATGATGAAACAAGAGCGAATCAGTCGATACCAG GGCGTGAACCTGTATGTGAAGAATCTGGACGATGGGATTGACGATGAGCGTTTGAGGAAGGAGTTCGCTCCGTACGGGACAATCACCAGCGCGAAG GTGATGACCGAGGGAGGCCACAGCAAAGGCTTCGGGTTTGTCTGCTTCTCCTCGCCAGAAGAAGCTACAAAAGCTGTCACCGAGATGAACGGGCGGATCGTGAGCACGAAGCCGCTGTACGTGGCACTGGCTCAGCGCAAGGAGGAACGCAAAGCCCATCTGACTAACCAGTACATGCAGAGACTGGCGAACATGAGAGCCATACCCAGCACCTTGCTCGGCTCGTATCAGCACCTGGCGCACTCTGGCTACTTCATGCCAGCTGTACCACAG GTTCAAAATCGTTCCACGTACTATACCACCACTCCAGTGACCCCAATCCGTCCAACTCAACGCTGGACAGGACAGCCCATCAGACCTCCAA CCCCTTACCACCACATCCCACCCCCAGTGAGGGGGGCAGCACCCAGAAGAATAACCACAGCCATCAGCACGGTGAGGCAGGCATCCACACAGGTCCCTCAGGTCCCGTCCAACACACAGAGAGTGG CCACTATAGGAACTCAGACAGCCGGGCCGCGCACTGCCCTTTCTGGACCCATGGTGCGAGTACTCCCACAGTATAAGTACACATCTGGAGTCTGCAACACCCAACACTCTTCCAGCGCACTGCAG GTGTCTGAGGCCACTCTCCATGTCCACCGTCAGATGCCACTCACGGCCTCTATGCTGGCTGCAGCACTGCCACAGGAACAGAAACAGATGCTGG GTGAGCGTCTGTACCCACTGATCCATGGCATGCAGCCAGCACTGGCCGGAAAAATTACAGGAATGCTGCTGGAGATTGATAACTTGGAACTGCTCCACATCTTGGAATCGCAAGAATCCCTTCACTCCAAG